In Solanum pennellii chromosome 3, SPENNV200, a single window of DNA contains:
- the LOC107013996 gene encoding uncharacterized protein LOC107013996 — protein sequence MLHTKSESDITSLAPSSPSRSPKRPVYYVQSPSRDSQDGDKSASMQPTPSFNSPMESPSHPSFGRHSRNSSASRFSGIFRSSSGRKNGRKRNDKGWPECNVILEEGKYDEFDEEKGLTRRCQALLALLGFVVLFSIFCLIIWGAGRPFKAEITVRSMVVNNFYVGEGSDFTGVVTKMMTVNASLRISVYNPATFYGIHVTSTPINLIYSDIVVASGQLRKYFQPRKSRRTELVSIEATKVPLYGAGSSLDAATNGGFKVPLKLEFEIKSRGDVVGKLVRTKHKKEISCNLVIDSTSTKPIKFKKNSCVYT from the exons atgttgCACACAAAATCAGAGTCAGATATAACAAGTTTAGCACCGTCGTCGCCGTCgaggtcaccaaaacggccagTTTACTATGTACAGAGTCCTTCAAGGGACTCACAGGATGGGGATAAATCAGCATCCATGCAGCCGACGCCGAGTTTCAATAGTCCAATGGAATCTCCTTCGCATCCTTCATTTGGGCGGCACTCGAGGAATTCGTCGGCTAGTCGATTTTCCGGGATATTTAGGTCGTCTTCCGGCAGGAAAAATGGCCGGAAAAGGAACGATAAAGGGTGGCCGGAATGTAATGTAATTTTGGAAGAAGGTAAGTATGATGAATTTGATGAGGAAAAGGGATTAACTCGGCGGTGTCAGGCTTTGCTTGCTCTTTTGGggtttgttgttttgttttccATCTTTTGCCTCATCATTTGGGGCGCTGGACGTCCTTTCAAAGCTGAGATTACTGTCAGg AGTATGGTTGTGAATAACTTCTACGTCGGTGAAGGTTCGGACTTCACTGGAGTTGTAACTAAGATGATGACAGTGAATGCATCGTTAAGAATAAGCGTGTACAATCCTGCTACGTTCTATGGCATTCATGTTACCTCCACCCCCATCAATCTCATCTATTCAGACATCGTTGTTGCTAGCGGTCAG ctaagaaaatattttcaaccgAGGAAGAGTAGGCGTACTGAGTTAGTGAGCATAGAAGCGACAAAGGTTCCCTTGTATGGAGCTGGATCAAGTCTTGATGCAGCAACCAACGGTGGTTTTAAAGTTCCATTAAAGTTGGAGTTTGAAATCAAGTCGCGCGGAGATGTGGTGGGGAAATTAGTCAGAACAAAGCACAAAAAGGAAATCTCATGTAATTTAGTCATCGACTCTACTAGCACAAAACCCATCAAGTTCAAGAAGAATTCTTGTGTTTACACCTGA